One genomic segment of Esox lucius isolate fEsoLuc1 chromosome 15, fEsoLuc1.pri, whole genome shotgun sequence includes these proteins:
- the LOC105015519 gene encoding B2 bradykinin receptor-like isoform X2, which produces MVYNWSSPSMDEALPAEDKCNHTEAWEWVYSMQPAYMSIICLLGIVGNAFVLCVFCLERRHGTVADIYLGNLAAADLLMVSCLPFWVVAIMQQFQWPFGKLMCRLVNIVIGMNYNCSVMFLTLVSFDRYLVLARPLTSRGGSRRPAWAIGICLGVWLVGGLLSLPALLFRSVQFFSELGVEACYLAYPHDGWRLRYNLTVNIIGFLVPVPVVTFCSYHIIRVLRDNQASRIRSTAAAGTEKKAAQLVLIVLAAFVLCWLPYQVVIILDTLFHFKVISSCNWEDALDISTQLATYLGYSNSSLNPFLYVIVGKHFKQRAKAVCKQMMCFGKGRSSYNAVNLNSTKKYTDSTKV; this is translated from the coding sequence ATGGTCTACAACTGGTCGTCCCCCTCAATGGATGAGGCGCTCCCGGCGGAGGACAAGTGTAACCACACGGAGGCCTGGGAGTGGGTCTACTCCATGCAGCCAGCCTACATGTCCATCATCTGCCTGCTCGGCATTGTGGGTAACGCCTTTGTGCTGTGCGTGTTCTGCCTCGAGAGGAGACACGGCACGGTGGCGGACATCTACCTGGGGAACCTAGCCGCCGCCGACCTCCTCATGGTGTCCTGCCTGCCTTTCTGGGTGGTGGCGATCATGCAGCAGTTCCAGTGGCCGTTCGGGAAGCTGATGTGTCGCCTTGTGAACATCGTCATCGGTATGAACTACAACTGTAGCGTGATGTTCCTTACACTGGTGAGCTTTGACCGATACCTGGTTCTGGCCCGGCCCCTGACGTCACGGGGCGGGAGTAGAAGACCGGCATGGGCCATCGGGATCTGCTTGGGGGTTTGGTTGGTGGGCGGGCTTCTTAGTCTCCCCGCGCTGCTCTTTCGATCCGTCCAGTTCTTCTCGGAACTGGGAGTGGAGGCATGTTACTTGGCGTACCCCCATGATGGCTGGAGGCTGCGCTACAACTTGACAGTGAATATAATAGGGTTCCTGGTTCCGGTACCCGTCGTGACCTTCTGTAGCTACCACATCATCAGAGTCCTTAGAGACAACCAAGCAAGCAGGATCAGGAGCACGGCAGCGGCTGGCACAGAGAAAAAGGCTGCCCAGCTGGTGCTTATTGTCCTGGCCGCATTCGTCCTCTGCTGGCTGCCCTACCAGGTTGTTATTATCCTTGATACCCTGTTTCACTTCAAGGTCATCTCTAGCTGCAACTGGGAGGATGCATTAGACATCAGCACTCAACTGGCAACATACCTGGGCTACAGCAACAGTTCACTCAACCCTTTCCTGTATGTGATAGTGGGAAAGCACTTTAAGCAGAGGGCCAAAGCAGTATGTAAACAAATGATGTGCTTTGGTAAAGGTAGGAGCTCCTATAATGCAGTCAATCTGAATTCCACCAAAAAGTACACCGATTCAACTAAGGTATAA
- the LOC105015519 gene encoding B2 bradykinin receptor-like isoform X1: MSILDYGDVLYMHASSQSLHALDTVYHGALRFITGLKVLTHHCELYERVGWSSLSTRRLQHWTAHQMVYNWSSPSMDEALPAEDKCNHTEAWEWVYSMQPAYMSIICLLGIVGNAFVLCVFCLERRHGTVADIYLGNLAAADLLMVSCLPFWVVAIMQQFQWPFGKLMCRLVNIVIGMNYNCSVMFLTLVSFDRYLVLARPLTSRGGSRRPAWAIGICLGVWLVGGLLSLPALLFRSVQFFSELGVEACYLAYPHDGWRLRYNLTVNIIGFLVPVPVVTFCSYHIIRVLRDNQASRIRSTAAAGTEKKAAQLVLIVLAAFVLCWLPYQVVIILDTLFHFKVISSCNWEDALDISTQLATYLGYSNSSLNPFLYVIVGKHFKQRAKAVCKQMMCFGKGRSSYNAVNLNSTKKYTDSTKV, encoded by the exons ATGTCTATTCTTGACTATGGTGATGTTTTATATATGCATGCTTCGTCTCAAAGTTTACATGCACTGGACACTGTATACCATGGAGCTCTGAGGTTCATCACTGGTCTTAAAGTTCTCACTCACCACTGTGAACTGTATGAACGTGTTGGATGGTCTTCTCTATCAACACGGAGACTTCAACActg GACAGCTCATCAAATGGTCTACAACTGGTCGTCCCCCTCAATGGATGAGGCGCTCCCGGCGGAGGACAAGTGTAACCACACGGAGGCCTGGGAGTGGGTCTACTCCATGCAGCCAGCCTACATGTCCATCATCTGCCTGCTCGGCATTGTGGGTAACGCCTTTGTGCTGTGCGTGTTCTGCCTCGAGAGGAGACACGGCACGGTGGCGGACATCTACCTGGGGAACCTAGCCGCCGCCGACCTCCTCATGGTGTCCTGCCTGCCTTTCTGGGTGGTGGCGATCATGCAGCAGTTCCAGTGGCCGTTCGGGAAGCTGATGTGTCGCCTTGTGAACATCGTCATCGGTATGAACTACAACTGTAGCGTGATGTTCCTTACACTGGTGAGCTTTGACCGATACCTGGTTCTGGCCCGGCCCCTGACGTCACGGGGCGGGAGTAGAAGACCGGCATGGGCCATCGGGATCTGCTTGGGGGTTTGGTTGGTGGGCGGGCTTCTTAGTCTCCCCGCGCTGCTCTTTCGATCCGTCCAGTTCTTCTCGGAACTGGGAGTGGAGGCATGTTACTTGGCGTACCCCCATGATGGCTGGAGGCTGCGCTACAACTTGACAGTGAATATAATAGGGTTCCTGGTTCCGGTACCCGTCGTGACCTTCTGTAGCTACCACATCATCAGAGTCCTTAGAGACAACCAAGCAAGCAGGATCAGGAGCACGGCAGCGGCTGGCACAGAGAAAAAGGCTGCCCAGCTGGTGCTTATTGTCCTGGCCGCATTCGTCCTCTGCTGGCTGCCCTACCAGGTTGTTATTATCCTTGATACCCTGTTTCACTTCAAGGTCATCTCTAGCTGCAACTGGGAGGATGCATTAGACATCAGCACTCAACTGGCAACATACCTGGGCTACAGCAACAGTTCACTCAACCCTTTCCTGTATGTGATAGTGGGAAAGCACTTTAAGCAGAGGGCCAAAGCAGTATGTAAACAAATGATGTGCTTTGGTAAAGGTAGGAGCTCCTATAATGCAGTCAATCTGAATTCCACCAAAAAGTACACCGATTCAACTAAGGTATAA